The Candidatus Zixiibacteriota bacterium genome includes a region encoding these proteins:
- a CDS encoding ribonuclease Z, whose protein sequence is MPSNKLTILGSASGVPQADRNSSGHILSVSGKLTLIDCGGGVTSSFLRRGFDPLNVDRVFISHTHPDHVCDLPLFLQMIYLAGRSRTLDVFVPDEFTEPLAAYLNAVYLIPERLPFELNIIGYSDGFEFDEEFRLKAIANSHLEKYSDPISRFGLPNRMQAHSFQLEVGEKRLFYSGDIGSLDDIRDHLDGNDLVVTEMTHVDAEKFFEFAATIDVGEFVITHFGSNDEVLKLNQMARKIGMDNFCTAIDGMEFQL, encoded by the coding sequence ATGCCATCAAACAAACTCACCATTCTCGGGTCTGCGTCGGGAGTGCCGCAGGCAGATCGAAATTCATCTGGCCATATTCTGAGCGTCAGTGGAAAACTTACCCTAATCGACTGCGGGGGAGGAGTGACGTCTTCATTTCTGCGACGAGGGTTCGATCCGCTCAATGTGGATCGGGTATTCATAAGTCATACCCACCCCGACCACGTTTGTGATTTGCCGCTCTTTCTCCAGATGATTTACCTGGCCGGACGCAGCCGGACGTTGGACGTTTTTGTTCCCGATGAATTCACAGAGCCGCTCGCGGCCTATCTCAATGCGGTTTACCTTATACCTGAAAGGCTGCCGTTTGAACTGAACATTATCGGCTACAGTGACGGTTTCGAATTCGATGAAGAGTTCCGCTTGAAGGCCATCGCCAATTCGCATCTCGAGAAATACTCCGACCCGATATCCCGGTTTGGTTTGCCCAACCGGATGCAGGCGCATTCATTCCAGCTTGAAGTGGGGGAGAAGCGGTTGTTCTATTCTGGTGACATCGGGAGTCTTGACGATATTCGCGATCATCTTGACGGCAATGATCTAGTTGTGACCGAGATGACACATGTCGATGCCGAGAAGTTTTTTGAGTTTGCGGCTACCATTGATGTTGGGGAGTTTGTGATTACACATTTTGGTAGCAATGACGAGGTGTTGAAGCTGAACCAGATGGCGCGCAAGATCGGGATGGACAATTTCTGCACTGCCATTGATGGGATGGAGTTTCAGTTATAG
- a CDS encoding sulfatase-like hydrolase/transferase — translation MTRETRTRRRPQPFGSELVFVAQFFAACMILLSLSRLVFFIVYHYDYTDVPLGETLLGFLHGLRFDASATAFGVVVVLILSHLPLINRFRLFRWLWIVVAHVVFVIFFLMSFGDLLYFAHARKRLGYEAFAYLDLSMLPIAGAAMKESPLIFIAAFLFFFIFLVAAWWNVRKLQPGRNSFRSFRQWVIVVLALGALVLMARGGWQRVPLRPADSSVSRFRPVNLLTVNAPYMAFRTLQYGKDRILLMDSSKAQEIVLKMLGRDIEGLPLSDYPLFTRVGADPPDSIRPYNVILILVESLTAKFTVAGGDTLGVMPEFSRLADHGFLFDRFFAAGFRSTSGLFSALTGIPDQPGAPVMRRPELQNRFSSISVLVGEQGYKNIFVTGGHLDFDNLDDMLLQEQFDLVMGVNEIEGFGQPRHMWGYDDEQIYRWLHEEILGCGEQPVFGYVMTISSHSPYDVPDEKYERFNSNDSPEYKYLNALHYADWALGRLMFWAARDGYLDRTIFIITGDHTYHKRLNLYENQHVPLLIYAPGIVEPGRRSTIGSHTDIPATIAGLLGLPHHATMGRDLMAVPEDCGFAYWISGMKIGWTQGEHIAIMDLSHKLPLVYDLAGGDFSTDVAYTDTVLARSLWEKAVAFYTLGCDLLVKDRIYPDPQLQEDCDTIRP, via the coding sequence ATGACCCGAGAAACCAGGACAAGAAGACGTCCACAGCCCTTCGGCTCCGAGTTGGTTTTCGTGGCGCAGTTCTTTGCGGCATGTATGATTCTGCTTTCTCTCTCACGACTGGTTTTCTTTATAGTCTATCACTATGATTACACCGATGTACCTCTGGGGGAAACATTGCTCGGGTTTCTCCACGGCCTGAGATTTGATGCATCGGCGACAGCCTTTGGTGTGGTCGTGGTTCTCATTCTGTCCCATCTGCCCTTGATTAACCGGTTCCGCCTTTTTCGCTGGCTGTGGATAGTCGTGGCGCACGTCGTATTCGTGATATTCTTCCTCATGTCTTTCGGTGATCTGCTCTATTTCGCTCACGCCCGCAAGCGCCTGGGTTACGAAGCGTTTGCCTACCTTGACCTGTCTATGCTACCGATTGCCGGAGCAGCCATGAAGGAATCCCCTCTTATCTTTATTGCCGCATTCCTGTTTTTTTTCATTTTTCTGGTAGCGGCGTGGTGGAATGTGAGAAAGCTACAGCCCGGTCGGAATTCATTCCGGTCATTTCGTCAGTGGGTAATTGTTGTCCTGGCTTTAGGGGCACTGGTGCTCATGGCTCGTGGCGGCTGGCAACGTGTACCCTTGCGACCAGCTGATTCATCCGTCAGTCGCTTCCGTCCGGTGAACCTTCTGACAGTTAACGCTCCCTACATGGCCTTTAGGACACTCCAGTATGGGAAGGATCGTATCCTTCTTATGGATAGTAGTAAGGCACAGGAGATCGTTCTGAAGATGTTGGGCAGGGATATCGAAGGTCTGCCGCTTTCGGATTACCCTCTTTTTACCAGGGTCGGGGCTGACCCGCCCGATTCGATCCGTCCGTACAACGTGATCCTTATTCTAGTCGAGAGCCTTACGGCCAAGTTCACTGTGGCTGGAGGAGATACTCTTGGTGTGATGCCGGAGTTCTCCCGTCTGGCCGACCACGGATTTCTCTTTGACAGGTTTTTCGCTGCCGGATTCCGGAGTACTTCCGGATTGTTCTCCGCGCTCACCGGTATACCCGACCAACCTGGTGCTCCGGTTATGCGCCGTCCCGAGCTTCAGAATAGATTCAGTTCTATCAGTGTTTTGGTCGGTGAGCAGGGTTACAAGAACATCTTTGTTACCGGAGGACACCTCGACTTTGACAATCTTGACGACATGCTGCTCCAGGAGCAGTTTGACCTCGTAATGGGAGTGAACGAGATTGAGGGCTTTGGGCAACCGCGCCATATGTGGGGATATGATGATGAACAAATCTATCGTTGGCTTCATGAGGAGATACTCGGGTGTGGGGAACAACCAGTTTTTGGATACGTAATGACCATATCCAGTCATTCCCCATACGACGTTCCTGATGAGAAATATGAACGTTTCAATTCGAATGATTCCCCTGAGTACAAGTACTTGAATGCTCTTCATTATGCGGACTGGGCTTTGGGCCGGTTAATGTTTTGGGCTGCCCGCGACGGCTACCTCGACCGAACGATATTTATCATCACCGGCGACCATACCTACCACAAGCGGCTGAATCTCTACGAAAACCAGCATGTTCCATTACTAATCTATGCTCCCGGGATTGTCGAACCCGGGCGCAGATCGACGATTGGCTCACACACCGATATTCCGGCTACCATTGCCGGGCTGCTGGGGCTTCCGCACCATGCTACAATGGGCCGAGATCTGATGGCTGTTCCCGAGGATTGCGGTTTTGCCTACTGGATATCGGGGATGAAGATCGGTTGGACGCAGGGAGAGCATATTGCCATTATGGACCTTAGCCATAAACTCCCGCTTGTCTATGATCTGGCCGGAGGAGATTTCTCTACCGACGTGGCTTACACTGATACCGTTCTGGCGAGATCGTTGTGGGAGAAGGCTGTTGCTTTCTACACTCTGGGCTGTGACCTTCTGGTCAAGGATCGAATTTACCCCGACCCACAACTTCAGGAAGACTGTGACACCATCCGGCCTTAA
- a CDS encoding low specificity L-threonine aldolase codes for MKTIDLRSDTVTRPTPAMLQSMMTAEVGDDVFGDDPTVNELERYVAELFEREASIYMPSGTMANQVCLKTHSTPGWELLCDRDCHVVNYEAAGPAIHSGLLVNLLTTKRGMVTAEMVRENVRPINLHCPLTKMVTLENSHNRHGGTILPQDEILRVREVCDEFGLILHLDGARIWNVNIASGLSLPELTRPFDSVSVCLSKGLGAPVGSMILGTIEFVERCRRERKLFGGGMRQAGILAAAGLYALKNNLARLAEDHTNARIVAEGLNGLSGFTVDLSRVETNIVLADIAEPETAESVLAKMQEVGVWAVPFGPMRIRMVTHLDVNRSDCEEALARIGKVFV; via the coding sequence ATGAAAACAATTGATTTGCGATCTGATACTGTGACGCGGCCGACTCCGGCCATGCTCCAGTCTATGATGACCGCCGAAGTGGGGGATGATGTTTTTGGTGACGATCCCACCGTTAATGAACTCGAACGATACGTTGCGGAATTGTTCGAACGCGAGGCATCAATCTACATGCCGTCGGGAACGATGGCCAATCAGGTTTGTCTGAAGACACATTCGACTCCGGGCTGGGAGTTGCTCTGCGACCGGGATTGTCATGTCGTCAACTATGAGGCGGCTGGACCGGCAATACACTCTGGATTGCTGGTGAACTTGTTAACCACCAAACGAGGTATGGTCACTGCCGAGATGGTTCGGGAGAATGTTCGCCCGATCAATCTGCACTGTCCCCTTACCAAGATGGTGACGTTGGAGAACAGCCACAACCGTCATGGGGGTACGATCCTGCCACAGGACGAAATCCTGCGTGTACGGGAGGTCTGCGACGAGTTTGGCCTTATTTTGCATCTTGATGGCGCCCGTATCTGGAATGTCAATATTGCCTCCGGTCTGTCGCTGCCGGAGTTGACGAGGCCGTTTGATTCTGTCTCAGTGTGTTTGTCAAAAGGTCTGGGCGCTCCGGTGGGTTCAATGATTCTGGGTACTATTGAGTTTGTAGAACGTTGTCGTCGAGAGCGTAAACTGTTTGGTGGTGGTATGCGTCAAGCTGGCATTCTTGCCGCCGCAGGTCTGTATGCTCTGAAGAACAATCTCGCACGCCTGGCCGAGGACCATACCAATGCTCGGATTGTTGCTGAGGGTCTGAATGGGCTAAGCGGTTTCACTGTCGATTTGAGTCGTGTCGAAACCAACATCGTGCTGGCCGATATTGCAGAACCGGAGACAGCCGAATCGGTGCTGGCAAAGATGCAGGAGGTCGGTGTTTGGGCGGTACCTTTTGGTCCGATGCGTATTCGTATGGTGACGCATCTCGATGTCAACCGGTCGGATTGCGAGGAAGCTTTAGCCCGTATCGGTAAGGTCTTTGTCTGA